The following are encoded in a window of Panicum virgatum strain AP13 chromosome 5N, P.virgatum_v5, whole genome shotgun sequence genomic DNA:
- the LOC120672235 gene encoding uncharacterized protein LOC120672235 produces the protein MGNGLSLPPCLHLPAAVRLVYWGGRARLVAADARLTAADVAAELPAPTTDHFVCPADAFFVGLPIPVMSPGEELLPGRTYFVLPAARFPSLKVLTAATLAALSAAPAPAAGMKNRGRSKAALPLAGQCPFEYVKQGDGGAPLIRVLPEFIEKVITYDGGAPPAPKTAAELCSTPELKRHYAQLVGPRSRPWAPRLETIAEGDRSRWLRVTARMLSS, from the coding sequence ATGGGCAATGGACTCTCCCTGCCCCCGTGCCTGCACctgccggcggcggtgaggcTGGTGTACTGGGGCGGTCGGGCGAGGCtggtcgccgccgacgcccgccTCACGGCCGCGGACGTCGCGGCGGAGCTCCCGGCGCCGACCACGGACCACTTCGTCTGCCCCGCGGACGCCTTCTTCGTGGGCCTCCCGATCCCTGTCATGTCCCCCGGCGAGGAGCTCCTGCCGGGGCGGACCTACTTCGTGCTCCCCGCCGCGCGGTTCCCGTCCCTCAAGGTGCTCACCGCCGCCACGCTCGCCGCGCTgtcggccgcgcccgcgcccgcggcggggaTGAAGAACAGGGGGAGGTCCAAGGCGGCGCTGCCCTTGGCGGGGCAGTGCCCGTTCGAGTACGTCaagcagggcgacggcggcgcgccgctcATCAGGGTCCTGCCGGAGTTCATCGAGAAGGTGATCACCTACGACGGCggcgccccgccggcgccgaagacggcggcggagctgtgCAGCACGCCGGAGCTGAAGCGGCATTACGCGCAGCTGGTGGGGCCGAGGAGCCGGCCGTGGGCGCCGAGGCTGGAGACCATAGCGGAGGGCGATAGGAGCAGGTGGCTGAGGGTGACGGCTAGAATGCTGTCGTCTTAA
- the LOC120675974 gene encoding protein IRON-RELATED TRANSCRIPTION FACTOR 2-like isoform X1, whose product MEHQLFDDPFSSSISSLEADIFSAGGQLPSPPWPDLDLDLDDDDIHDLSAPTGNPTSSGGYGSGGGSGGSHRKHSHNAYERDRRKQLNELYSSLRSLLPDADHTKKLSIPTTVSRVLKYIPELQKQVDNLERRKKELTNANCKPGVLNTSQIVTPIVSATCLNDTEIMVQVSLHSNVAATSLPLSKCIKVMENEGLHLISSSTYSTFDNRTFYSLHVQRSQRTMKEECPAFCDELERIIKKKAGA is encoded by the exons ATGGAGCACCAGCTGTTCGATGACCCCTTCTCTAGCAGCATCTCGTCGCTGGAGGCGGACATCTTCTCCGCCGGCGGCcagctgccgtcgccgccgtggccggacctcgacctcgacctcgacgacgacgacatccACGACCTCTCCGCGCCGACCGGCAACCCCACCTCCTCAGGAGGCTATGGCTCGGGCGGAGGCTCCGGAGGCTCCCACAGGAAGCACAGCCACAACGCGTACGAGCGCGACCGCCGGAAGCAGCTCAACGAGCTCTACTCCTCGctccgctccctcctccccgACGCTGACCACACT AAGAAGCTGAGCATCCCCACCACGGTCTCCCGAGTTCTCAAGTACATCCCCGAGCTGCAGAAGCAGGTGGACAACctggagaggaggaagaaagagctGACGAACGCCAACTGCAAACCAGGAGTTCTGAACACGAGCCAGATTGTAACTCCCATTGTTTCTGCTACTTGCCTCAACGATACGGAGATCATGGTTCAGGTCAGCCTGCACAGCAACGTGGCTGCCACAAGTCTTCCTCTGTCCAAGTGCATAAAAGTGATGGAGAATGAAGGCCTTCACCTAATTAGTTCATCAACTTACTCCACCTTCGACAACAGGACATTCTATAGCCTCCATGTTCAG AGAAGTCAAAGAACGATGAAGGAGGAGTGCCCAGCATTCTGCGATGAACTGGAGAGGATTATCAAGAAGAAAGCAGGGGCTTAG
- the LOC120675974 gene encoding protein IRON-RELATED TRANSCRIPTION FACTOR 2-like isoform X2 — translation MEHQLFDDPFSSSISSLEADIFSAGGQLPSPPWPDLDLDLDDDDIHDLSAPTGNPTSSGGYGSGGGSGGSHRKHSHNAYERDRRKQLNELYSSLRSLLPDADHTKKLSIPTTVSRVLKYIPELQKQVDNLERRKKELTNANCKPGVLNTSQIVTPIVSATCLNDTEIMVQVSLHSNVAATSLPLSKCIKVMENEGLHLISSSTYSTFDNRTFYSLHVQGKEITSGLCTRHSRPA, via the exons ATGGAGCACCAGCTGTTCGATGACCCCTTCTCTAGCAGCATCTCGTCGCTGGAGGCGGACATCTTCTCCGCCGGCGGCcagctgccgtcgccgccgtggccggacctcgacctcgacctcgacgacgacgacatccACGACCTCTCCGCGCCGACCGGCAACCCCACCTCCTCAGGAGGCTATGGCTCGGGCGGAGGCTCCGGAGGCTCCCACAGGAAGCACAGCCACAACGCGTACGAGCGCGACCGCCGGAAGCAGCTCAACGAGCTCTACTCCTCGctccgctccctcctccccgACGCTGACCACACT AAGAAGCTGAGCATCCCCACCACGGTCTCCCGAGTTCTCAAGTACATCCCCGAGCTGCAGAAGCAGGTGGACAACctggagaggaggaagaaagagctGACGAACGCCAACTGCAAACCAGGAGTTCTGAACACGAGCCAGATTGTAACTCCCATTGTTTCTGCTACTTGCCTCAACGATACGGAGATCATGGTTCAGGTCAGCCTGCACAGCAACGTGGCTGCCACAAGTCTTCCTCTGTCCAAGTGCATAAAAGTGATGGAGAATGAAGGCCTTCACCTAATTAGTTCATCAACTTACTCCACCTTCGACAACAGGACATTCTATAGCCTCCATGTTCAG GGAAAAGAAATTACCTCTGGCCTTTGCACGCGGCATTCACGGCCCGCCTAA
- the LOC120675974 gene encoding protein IRON-RELATED TRANSCRIPTION FACTOR 2-like isoform X3 — MEHQLFDDPFSSSISSLEADIFSAGGQLPSPPWPDLDLDLDDDDIHDLSAPTGNPTSSGGYGSGGGSGGSHRKHSHNAYERDRRKQLNELYSSLRSLLPDADHTKKLSIPTTVSRVLKYIPELQKQVDNLERRKKELTNANCKPGVLNTSQIVTPIVSATCLNDTEIMVQVSLHSNVAATSLPLSKCIKVMENEGLHLISSSTYSTFDNRTFYSLHVQCLEMHE; from the exons ATGGAGCACCAGCTGTTCGATGACCCCTTCTCTAGCAGCATCTCGTCGCTGGAGGCGGACATCTTCTCCGCCGGCGGCcagctgccgtcgccgccgtggccggacctcgacctcgacctcgacgacgacgacatccACGACCTCTCCGCGCCGACCGGCAACCCCACCTCCTCAGGAGGCTATGGCTCGGGCGGAGGCTCCGGAGGCTCCCACAGGAAGCACAGCCACAACGCGTACGAGCGCGACCGCCGGAAGCAGCTCAACGAGCTCTACTCCTCGctccgctccctcctccccgACGCTGACCACACT AAGAAGCTGAGCATCCCCACCACGGTCTCCCGAGTTCTCAAGTACATCCCCGAGCTGCAGAAGCAGGTGGACAACctggagaggaggaagaaagagctGACGAACGCCAACTGCAAACCAGGAGTTCTGAACACGAGCCAGATTGTAACTCCCATTGTTTCTGCTACTTGCCTCAACGATACGGAGATCATGGTTCAGGTCAGCCTGCACAGCAACGTGGCTGCCACAAGTCTTCCTCTGTCCAAGTGCATAAAAGTGATGGAGAATGAAGGCCTTCACCTAATTAGTTCATCAACTTACTCCACCTTCGACAACAGGACATTCTATAGCCTCCATGTTCAG TGCTTGGAGATGCATGAGTAA